Proteins from one Cryptomeria japonica chromosome 4, Sugi_1.0, whole genome shotgun sequence genomic window:
- the LOC131071066 gene encoding uncharacterized protein LOC131071066 produces MNTSTSMGWQRSIGNVRSFVSNSMGGLRGRTNLASWIVAGTLAYFLWIKPEREIRRNQEARAALATNSERYVEKRRPIPDPQDTGLVYGKGKQSDTSEG; encoded by the exons ATGAACACCAGCACAAGCATGGGATGGCAGAGAAGCATTGGAAATGTAAGGTCATTTGTTTCTAATTCCATGGGAGGTTTAAGAGGCAGGACCAATCTGGCCTCTTGGATAGTCGCCGGCACACTTGCTTACTTCCTTTGGATCAAGCCCGAGCGGGAGATTCGCAGAAACCAGGAG GCCAGGGCTGCTTTGGCTACAAATTCAGAACGTTATGTTGAGAAGCGACGGCCTATTCCCGATCCTCAG GATACTGGACTAGTCTATGGTAAGGGAAAGCAGTCTGATACATCTGAGGGCTAG